The Rhopalosiphum maidis isolate BTI-1 chromosome 4, ASM367621v3, whole genome shotgun sequence region tttgaataaaaattgattaccaCTCTGCTGTACACCAAGTATCAAGTGTAACTTGTCATTGTGTAAGACACTgtaaagtaggtacctatgcattaaatttgaattcaataataaatggttACATATGAAAAAGTATTCTAATTCATTttacaattagtattatagtaagttaaattaatttttgtcgaaaacattgcatttattaatatttaattattataataatatataatattaactatatcatGGTAATTTACATTTGAGTTTGACTTACCACAGAAGGCAgaacaataaaatagatttgtaGTATAAATGTAGAATTAGACAATaccatacataaaaatattgtttaggtGTTTTAGTTTCAGTACTACTTGAGgaatcttttattaatttttctaaaaattgaatattttatagataaaataaaaaaatcctatttgtttataaaaaaaatttgcatttatattcaataattaaaaaataaaaaccatatagacttgtattcaatttaacttagaaacattgtattttatacacttttctataaataagctcaaaaagaatttaaatattttgaaaattccacgtaatgctaatataaacatgtcatcttgtgaaatttttaagtatcaatacattctacaataatttattttttgataacaataaaataaaaaacaattgttatcgaagatttattttgaatttccaattattaagtacagggaattttgaattgtaacctttcaacgtttttcaaccatattCATTTTTCTACCATAAAAGATactaaagttgaaaattgaagaattgttttcttctataaattaagtacaatacatccacaaaaaatacacacatattgtaataattcatcactcagtataaaaaaaataatcaaatcaggtaaaaatatttatacattttagctGGTGAAGTAAACCAGGTAATACATTTCAAGTATAACCTATGGTAATTTcaacagttttaataaattacttacccAAAACGATAAAACGGCAAAAATGAAAAGAATATATTCTTGAGCctccatttttttttgcttataaacattaactttcaaattatttgtatggCGGTTATAACAgtattgacaatattttaaatgcagcTGCTCTTTGATACTTATAGATTTATGCAACTGCCAAGCTGGGCAAGCTGACAAAATGACAGGATAcatgatttataaaacaattggtaaataaaaacaaataattgatcTGATccatattttaacaaacaaaaagcACGCATACACATAATTATTGCTTTATACATCAAAgatcaaaattatgatattaaacaaataaagaattctaaaaacaaataaataaaataaaaataattcttaatagccaatataagtattacatCTTGCAGCCTTATTAATGTtgtgaaaaacaaattgaattactttttatattaaattgagaTATAAATGATTACACATCATTGTTTTGATCAttaaggttttaaaaatatttttccaaattcTTTTCCAGgctctgaaaaaaataataaataatattataataaaatcatacctTTTTCGATGAattgtatttaagtttattttacccTAGTcttttacttattacttaatacaaattattattgccaaaattatttaaataagatgatatttaaaatatttatgaaaataggtTAGAGAACTACGACATAACAGTTTTGAACAATACATTTTCAGTAGTATTGAATTTATAgcgacaataataaataaggaagatactttttcatatattatgtacattgtgtatttttaattttgctttctatgatttttttgttttgaatttaaaaacttttattatgaaataaaaaagtattttattttaataaatataaaattaattaaattaactcttaagtatttatacacttaaaatatattatcaattatttagttaacctgagataaaaatttaaaaaaaggtttattaacttaagtatatattgtatactaaaatgtatattatgtaaattaattaaataaaaaagcatATTACCAAAGGGCTAACATTTGCAGCATGCCTCTCAACTGGTTGACCGTCTTTGTCAACAATGAATTTGGTGAAATTCCATTTAATAGAActgaaagataaaaataatacatatggaattaaaatatttaaataaatcttaataatacatgtttcCAAGACacatgaaattgtatttattataagtctcTATTAATAACTACCaagtatctataatttatatttaatttataattttgagtgttctcattttattattaacatgaatgtcaaatttttattaatgaattcaatttatttattttatatttttttatgagcatatattatataagcgtatattttaatggtttttaatgcTTTAAGTCTAAAACAAGTAATATTTATGCTGAATTCTTCCACTCTCGTGTGTGATAAAAAATGgactataagtttataaactctgcaaaatataactaatttttaattgagtgtaccataaattaaattttcatttgaacagtattcagaaaaaaagcaaaaaaagcagctaacatttttgttcatgtttatgtaaatgaaagaaaatattagagttaaattatcaacattataaaatgtaaatgttctataatttattgaaggtaatttttgtttttgctgattttaattatttactagaaACCTTTGTAAGtaataagcaaaataaatgtcaataaatatatatttaaatagttttacttttttataaaatacattaaaatcctaggaataatataatatgtcagaTCATActgtttgtaatataatttgtaaatattacatatagggTGTCTCAAAAATAACGCtggatttaaaattgttataaatcacatttatgaatgtaaaaataacaaaaaaatcatatcattCTCTTCAGAAGAAGTTGAGgtttaaacatgaaaaataatatcagacATATACTTCCCTTACCAGCCCTACACGTGATCATTCGATCCATGAAATTCTTCATCAACCGatcaaatattgatatttcataCATCAAGAATCTAACGAATCGCATAGTTTGTTTTGGTGAACTTGTGACTCAATATATTCccaatcataaataaaatcacagTGTCAAATCGCAAAATCAAGGTGGGTAGATTTGATGTTTGGACGTGTTCTCTACAAACTTGATGGGGAAATATGTGATCGGTTGATAAAGAATTTTATGGACTAAAAGATTGTGTGTAAGGCTAGTAGGAGGGAGTCATATGCCGgatattgttttttgtgtttaagCCTCAACCTTTTCTTAAGAGaatgatatgtttttatttgttatttttacataaataaattttatctcaGTTTTAAATCCCGCGTTCTTTTAGAGGCAccctttaattaaataattataaatattattataactatgctatattatgtaaaataaaatacaaaaaaatttaatatttaaaatatatcaattagaatatattcttaaaagtaaGTACTACAactacaaacaataaattattatttcataaaccataaaatataaaataaatatttatatgactaAAGAATCATTCAAATATTCATTGTCAGTACATTAAAATGAAATCGCCATATTTACTTACTCAATCAACAAACCACCTTGTTTTGATTTCAAATACTTCCACAGTGGATGTGCGTCATTGCCATTAACAtcgattttttcaaatatgtcaaatttaacatttttttttgcagtaaagctacaaatattttcagcATCACCGGGttcctataaaatatgatattgaatattatataagcaatgtattaggtataaaatttaataattgtttattgtcttttcaaattttatattagtttaaaacaaaatattatttaaatataataatacatatgaatACATAGTGAATATTGagactataattaattaaatttaaacatttcctcgagttcagaaaaattaacaagtttaaaaatattctaactgaatgaaactaaaattaaattataggtacaaaatCATTGCAGAAAATAGCTATCTATTGATAAAGTTgttgacaaataataaataatgcaagcaattgtaaatatattatcgaaaccaaaaaaaattaattgtaattcgaAACATATAAACTGGTAGCTGGTCAATTGCTACCTGGTACTGGAACATTTACCACCAATGATAggatgacattttaaaatataacatttcaacaatttttttttatgttaaaaagttatttttttcatttcaacatACTGATCTATCTAATTAAGCATTATgcatttgtataataagtttaaaaagttGCTTATAAGATTTAAAGCTAACAAACCAAGGAGTTTAAATCAatagtcaatataaaaatttatattttaatacctaaaccTTGAAAGATTATACATAACATTCATTATAAGTTCATCTTACTGGCATTTAGATAAAAGTTTAACGTAAGGTCGTAAGGTATAtgcttatcataataaattatgggtTGGAATTATCGACATACAGGAAAATGATCAAGTGGCAATTACCTAGCTTTATAAAATCACATATAAATTAgactaatttgaatattatatgaaaagaaaattttacaaagactaaaaataaatttaaatgactaatataaattactaagattctccattattattgtagtacatTTACCTGGCCCCCAAATTGATTACACGGAAACCCGAGAATTCGTAACCCTTTTTCACGATACTTCTCGTCCAGCTCAATTAATTCTTTGTAATGCTTAGATGTATAACCACATTTGGATGCTACATTTACAATGATCAACACAaaacctctaaaaaaaaaaaaagattagtttttaatagaaGTTGTGTTTCAGTATAACactatatacttgtatttttcCAACGATACATCTTCTCCCTTGATGTCCTTTACTGTGAAATCATACACAGATTTAGCATTCTTCCAATCTTCGGCCATTTTGTTTGTTGTGCTACTAAGACTTTTGCTCTGAaactaatgtatataaataaaataactgatttattatataagattaaGTAAGCTCAAAGGCTTTGAAAAACTATGTACATAGTTCACAAAaccaataaaagttattacatAACTATTACTAATACATTACTCACAGGCCAATAAAAGCTTAACATTAAAGCAACAACCAATactaatacaaacaaaatgcTACTTGTTGAAATGTTTaccattgttaaattaaagaatGAATATTAATGTGTGTCAACATTGCCtatagtttgtatattatcaGTAAAAACACCTTGACCTTGgtcattataatcatatatacctaattatgaGTAGCTAACaacattataagaaaatagttatatatagaaatataactaatatacctagttaaatactataggtatttataaatttacaataaaaaaatttgaatttaaaattgatctaTATCATACActgtttatgttaataataaattatctaattgATAACAAACatcaaacaatttattcaaaacattattttgagtCACAACTCAAATGTGAAATAGGTAATTCTctgctattttaataaatatatatatatattaaactctattaatttaaagtacctatttcTATAGTAACTCTAATAAATGGTACATTAACAACTGGTATGtacaactgtataatattataagtctaTACATCAGCTatcatcttatttttattaataaaaacataataatatagtgacaataacaaacaataatgcTAAAACAATTAGCTATTTGTTGaccattaatttgttattgtcattatttacTGGTATGGCACTCATCGTCATAGTAACGACGCCCATGCTAATTGGTTCTGTAATTCTAtgggtataaataaatattataaactaaggTGTACGTCGTacgaatatttataagaacaaCTGAACTCCTACAATTACTATtggcaaaacattttttaaagcaGTCGGATTATgaacactaataaataatattaatattaataatttcaacggTTTGCATTTTTACGATTAAAGAATATGAACAACAATAAATGGCCGGCATGGGGAAAtcatgtaaaaacaaaaatagttataaagcGTAATTCCAAAGAATGACACTGGAACAATAATGCATTGATTGCGcattcaataatttcaatatcaaatattcaaatatggaCGCACACGACTTACGAAGTCGAGACGCCCTACAACCTTACGATTAGCGAAAATCAGAGAGAAAATGTCTAGTCCCGCCCTTTGCCAAATGCCCAtcgcattttacattttttgccTGCGGTTCTATTTGACCACACACATCGAAACGCTAACTATGGGACCAGCGAAAATCTGTAGATTATCACGCGATCTACAGCGTGTTCGTACGATCAATTTAATGttctttaagaatttaaaatgaattccaATGCAGATACTCACGATTAACGACGAGGAGACGACAACAGTCGACGGCAACAATCGGCGGAACAACAGGCCCATGTTAGCCAGATAGCGTATTAGCGTCCAGTGTCGCAGTACTCGAAAATCGCCGCCGTCGGTGGCGGGGCGAAGGTCGAAGAGTTTAGCGGACGCTATCTATACCACGCGCTCGGTCGTCGGCCGATGGTACACTGTCCGCGAGATAGCGCTACCAGTTACGCCTATAGtcgaaacataattttaaattttgtcgcTTTTACCGGATCGACGGATTTTCGGACTtgcgtgtaatattattatcaattgtataagaatattattaaagaggACACCACACTCGCATGTATTTCCTGTCTTACAAACGTACAGCATGAGTCCAGTGACGCATACAGAGGGGGGCACAGGGGCCATGCCCCCCCCCTCGTTGgccgtatttactatttttagtttaaaagatttatatttattcgtatACATGAAAGCATACTACAATACGTCACAAAAAAAGCACCGACAAAATTGCAACTCGCAGATTGGTCAATTGTTACTGTTgtttttatacacttataattttgtttggaCTAAAACacccgtttttattattaaattactatttattataatgtacttatatgtatatatatatatatattatattaatttaatgactgactgaaaatataaataaattatttgcatttgaaacattaaatatttgatttattttcttatttctttTTGGTAGTAGGTAGTGTATACCGTAAAATTTTAGACAGTGTGTGCCCCCTaccctgaaaaaaaaattctggagCATGACTACAAATCTGTGTTCAGTAAGcacaacattattatgtgttgTTAACTTTAACATTAGAGTGAAGTGATGCACTGATGCGTATGATCAAACTTAAACGTAAGTCAAGCATTATGTGTGATGTCAGTTGATTTTtatgaatgtttttaaatttttataaactacataTTCATGAAacgttttcaaattaaatatcgtATAAAAGCCCAACGAGAGATTATTGCGGACGATGATCTCACATTCTTACCTTCAAGTTTGATCGTATTGGTGCCATACATAAATCACCCTAATATTAGCTAACAACACAGAATCGGTTCTACTGAACTCAAATTGTCCATGTTGTACGTTTTTAAAACAGAGACAACACGTGTGAGTGTGACGTCTTAGCTAGATAGGTGtctattttcattgttttcgTACACACAGTGGTTTTTCTGAGCCCAGACAGTATTGCGAGCCGGATTGGTGTTCTCCTCCAATGGCCGGTTATTGAAAGAGATGTGTGTGGTTGTTGTACCTACCTATGGTAAAAAGCAAGTCTAAATCGCGATAAAACTTTAGACTAAACAAATGACTACGAAaatggttatataataatttattacactgTTATGCGCGCCGCGatgttgattattaattattattattgtgatggtACGGCGTAGGTAGTCTATTCACATTTTACACGGGATTGTCATCAGAACATCCGCTATTGTCGTGTACCGCGGTGATTTAGCGACTAAGCGGCATAACGAAATTTTTTCTACTCTTGTCGGGTCCGTTCGAAAACAAAACCGAGTTATATTTACCTCTGTTCTTTGGACgtggtacaatttttttttcctaaacgCATAGCATGTAGATACCTATACATGCTATGtcttatacaatatttcgTATTCGGTTACAAACGTTAAGTGACGGAACGGGAATTTATACCATGCGCATAAAATGACCTTTTCATATAGGTACCATATACCGCTCAAAACATTTCATAGTCGGTGGACCAGTAATGCTAGATTATTTTTAGAGTTTGTAGGCCAATTgtgctaaataatatatattggtaattttgaaatattaaataaaagtaatatttattatatccagTGCAACTTGAGTTactttacttaattaaaataaaatcattgtaataatgattaattaatatttattttaaatattattaaaatgaaaataaatgataatttattgtaaatgtaagtatttaacagtatctaatcaataatcatatcataattattgtgttactACCATATACATTAAGGctgtaactgaaaaaaatgtcgagGGGTGGGAAggtccaacatttttttttatatagataatgaaattctaaattcaataaactatatacacCACTAAAATGTtactacttttataaaaagtttttttgggAGGGAGAGGGAGGGTCCGGGCCCCGGAATCCTTTCCCAGTTACGGCcttgatatacatatagaatTGTACAGTGCAACAAACCATTTAGGCCGATAAATAGctataccaataataaaaacatgatttcGTCTAAGTATCACTCAAATTCATACTAGTACGTGcatggcaataataatatattatgatatatataataatacataattacatataataaatgtttcataaaattcacgattttattatagaatatttcgaATCGGTTATTACCATTTTAAATGCaagtataggtattaggtacgttatattattattttttttgaaaaacaaataatttttaatcagttaCTCATCAatgaattgattaatatattataatattatataggttccaattttaaatctttaatttttaattattttaatataaataatacgtatttttgTACAAACAACAGGCATTCAACAGATAtatcattttacaaaaatataatatgttcaacaACTAagctattttacattaaaaaaaaaaattaagacaaAACTAGTagataaatacaattcaaaatgtaggttcagttataaaatacaaggGGGAAAAGAAGAAGAATGGTTGGTAAAGACAATACACATAAAacgataataactataaaggtTCGTTAAGTTCATAATTATAGAAAGGTGCATAATAAaggaataattttacttaaatggGTAATCCGAGatggaatattaaaatgtagttttGAAAGTATTAATGGGCAATCAATTTTGCTGGAAAAAGTTTTTGCAAAAAGTCAATATTTGTCGAAAGTCTAAGGTTggataaattaagtttatagaGGATGAGGTTATATAGTTATGCGgtgaatgattaattttaaataaaaaatatgtgtgtttataagatatttaaggcaacacatttaattataattgttatggaAATATAGCCaatagatatttgaaaaaccattataaacattataattatcatattattgtctttaatattttttattattttaccaataaaatgctataactattttttttatttactcaaGCGCAAGATAAATAACCACTTTAAAAGATATCAATGCCggctacataaaaaaaattattaattatttggttctctaaaatataatgaatcaaTCATGGGCCtctaattcatatttaaagatCTATTTAGCTTACACCCCTAAAGTGATCcattaaatgttcaataattgtTCATGCAACATTAGCACCAGGCACAACAATCTTAGATTTTGAGTGGAGACATGAAAATagataatggttttaaaaaaattatgtgtaaattttttatttatatatattttttgtttctgtCTAAAGACACTTTTTATAgaagaaaaatgtttcaatcttCAACTTTGAGTATGGTTTCTGGTATTAAGTTCACACGAAAATAAGTGAACTCTCTTTTAATCCCATTTGCATTACAGCTTTCAATGTTACATGAAACAAAATTGCAAGAAATTGAATAGCGTTAATTGttttacaacattatattgCTCGTATTGTGTAAGTACTAAGTACCTATGGTAGATTttagaatacaaatatacaattgtatgtTATAGAACTTCTCTAAAGTAGATTACCCGTGAaaagttcaaaaatgttttttaagatttatatgtAGTAAATTAAGAAATAGAAATTTCTGTTTATCAGAAttgagtaaacattttaatttcctaCCGTTATCTTTGGGCCCCCACACGAGTCTTCTCAGTTAGGCCACGTGTTTCattatacgaaattaaaattaaataaataaataaatctaataataattgtcaattgtaataaattatatagcgtacatttataaatatgaattaataattaaataactctaTGGATAATCCCCTAACTCCTAAGCTACTCAAAATAGCTCCATTCTCTTTTTATGAACCACAAAGACCAAATAGATAAAATCTTATACAAAACTATGTaactaatttagttaaaatgaaaacaatttctatgtaaatagaatttaaaaaaaaatattgtaatagattTTTCTAATTCAACTCCGAGTTACATAAATTCATTTCATTCGTCATAAAGTATATTGTCCCGATAAAAACGGAGATTCTAAATTCCATTGTTCTTAACCTGTTAAAAGTATACGTTTAGGAAACTAAAATCAGCGACGATGTAAtcgagatattaaaaaaatgattagccatattgaaaaatattcaaattatataattattaataataaatagaacttaataattaataaacaaacttacatttaaattatttgtacaacgtgaataattaaaataatttatcatgtttatttgtgtacttatatataaagaaCGGTCGCTATTACGTTGTGTAAGCAAATCGTGTTTctgttaagttttattattaatcttattgGATTGATTTAGAACTCAGGCCATGCACTATTAGTAAACATTCAATACTCGGGGTAATGTTTAAATGATGCGTGTATGAAAGTTAGATAACTCAGAAACTATTCGTTCGAATAATCATTAAGATGCATCAAcagtcacaaaaaaaaaaaaaaaatcaattgcctaacaataacaataaaaaggaTAGCACTCATTAAAAGTAATGTAGTATGCAGATACTAGTTTGTATCGCTAttgcttaaatattaaatggataAGAAatcaatgcatttaaaaatatagtttttatatgtttacttaaaattccagaaaaatttgaatttgaataagtcaataactttgattttaagttaaaaattatagtttactacaccctaaaaaattattatatatatatataaatatgataaattaaatacataaataattgctGTAGGGTGAAAACTTTATACCCcggtgaaatttttttttttgcttatgtTTTCTCTTTAGCCGAGATTAAAATgactttttcaattttgttatttgaaatAGTTTCACTGCCGTAGATaccataaattttaataaacattatttaaattaaactctgAAAAACGGTTTCTTTGTCTCCCTTTAATAGCTTCTCTGTTgtcttttatacaaataatttcattcTCTTGATACAACCCATGTATATTAggtgtatttttaacaaaatacctatttattttataaaaaaataataatattataataagtttatcgGCGAGTAACCgtaagttttaaattgtttaaacgaTTACTTTTCAAGTAGataccattaaatattttttaattctatcatgttaattaaaattttacatctGTATCAGTGTGAGGAAATCATCTCTAaggtttattattgaattgatagataattattgtattatataaattaaacttataattttaaattgatgacatttaataaatatacatttattttatatatctgttCTAAAAGATTAATATGctgtattattgttgtaaaaataaatatgatttgacTATGAATGTACGGCTATAAGCCAGtgaaattaatcatattgcttgtttaaaaacacaaccatattgttgtattgtttgtttaccaataataaaatatattttaaattattattacaacatacTACCAATTACTAAATTgacaaattagttattttattgtaatggaaaaatgtatattaaaaattaaagatataattcttataaacTTCAATCGTTggttataatcaaaatttatttacccAACATTGATAGctgatagataataatattatgtttagtatCTATCTATAATTAGCGGTGGAAAGCAAATGATCGATTGAGAATGAATCAAACCTTAAAAGTAGGCCCGAAAAAGTAATAGTATTGTTTTCGTTTAGGTATCCATTAGTATATGATGATctataactttaaaagttGATATAGTACACAGGTtatcacattaaaatttaatactatgtaAAAATACATGTCTTGAGACTTGAAAGCCGCACCAGTATATTATGCGTTGCCAAATTCTTTTTTTGGGTAATATGATAAAGAACGATGGTaatgatgataaatatatctaatatattatcattttacagcactatagtagtatatagtgtatactatacagtatacatatatagtatattgataCTATATGTACcaatacat contains the following coding sequences:
- the LOC113555862 gene encoding probable phospholipid hydroperoxide glutathione peroxidase isoform X2, which translates into the protein MGLLFRRLLPSTVVVSSSLIFQSKSLSSTTNKMAEDWKNAKSVYDFTVKDIKGEDVSLEKYKGFVLIIVNVASKCGYTSKHYKELIELDEKYREKGLRILGFPCNQFGGQEPGDAENICSFTAKKNVKFDIFEKIDVNGNDAHPLWKYLKSKQGGLLIDSIKWNFTKFIVDKDGQPVERHAANVSPLSLEKNLEKYF
- the LOC113555862 gene encoding probable phospholipid hydroperoxide glutathione peroxidase isoform X1; protein product: MVNISTSSILFVLVLVVALMLSFYWPFQSKSLSSTTNKMAEDWKNAKSVYDFTVKDIKGEDVSLEKYKGFVLIIVNVASKCGYTSKHYKELIELDEKYREKGLRILGFPCNQFGGQEPGDAENICSFTAKKNVKFDIFEKIDVNGNDAHPLWKYLKSKQGGLLIDSIKWNFTKFIVDKDGQPVERHAANVSPLSLEKNLEKYF